The Candidatus Desulfofervidus auxilii DNA segment TTTTTCTTTTTCCCGGTCAAATTTAAGAACTTTTACTTTGACCTCATCTCCAAATTCAAAACGGTCTGCAGGATGCCCAATCCTTCCCCAAGAAATGTCTGTAATATGTAAAAGACCATCAATACCTCCTAAGTCAATAAATACCCCATAGTCAGTGATGCTTTTCACACGTCCATAAACTACATCTCCTTCTTTCAATTTAGATAAAGTTTGTTTTTTTAATCTTTCTCTTTCCTCTTCCAAAAATTGACGGCGGGAAAGTATTACATTATGAAGCTGAGGATTGTAATTGATAATTTTGAAAGAATAGCTTTTCCCCACAAAGCTATCATAATCACGGACAGGTTTGATATCTACTTGAGAACCAGGCAAGAAAGCAGGAATACCTATATCTACGGTAAAACCACCTTTTACCCTAGCAGTTATTTCTCCACGAATGGGAGCGCCTTTTTCATAAAGTTTGGCGATTTTTTCCCAAGTAAGAATTTGCAATGCCTTTTTTCGGGAAAGAGAAATATTACCATCTCTTTCGTTCACGCCCTCAAATAACACTTCCACATTATCTCCTTCCTCAACTGAAACATTTCCCTTCCTATCCTTAAATTCAGCAAGAGGAATAGCCCCTTCTGATTTAAAACCCACATCTACCATTACATGGTCTTTCATTATACACACAATTTTGCCTTCAAGAATTTCTCCAGGTTGCAAGTTTTTCACACTTTCATTGTAAAGAGTGGTTAAAGTCTGTGTTTCATCTTTCTCAAGAGAATGTGAATTTTCATCAGTTTTTTCTTCTCTGTTATCCATACCCAAGTCCTCCAATTTATTTGAAATATGTTTATACATTAAATTGATTACATTTTCTATTCCTAAATTGCTAGTGTCAATAATAATAGCATCTTGGGCTGGCTGCATTGGGGCTATAACCCTTTTTGAATCTTGTTTGTCTCTTTGAAGAATAGAACTATAGATTTCTTTATAAGAAACGTCTTTTCCTAAACCTTTGAGTTGTTTTAATCTTCTTTTTGCCCTAATTTCTGAAGATGCAGTCAGAAAAAATTTCACAGGAGCATCAGGAAAAACTATACTTCCCATATCCCTTCCTTCAAAAATAGCTCTTTGAGCTTCTTTGGCTAATTTTCTTTGTTTTTCCCAAAAAACCTCTCTTACTTCTTTTATTTGAGAGATGGTAGATGCCAACATTCCAATCTGAGGATGGCGGATAAGTTCTGAAATATCCCTATCATTTAAAAAAACCTTAAATGTGTTTTCCTTTTGATTAAAAGTAAGGGGTAGTTCCCCAGCTAATTTTTGGAGTAACGCTGTTTGTTCAGCAGTGATGCCTTTTTCCTGTGCTGCCAAAGCTAAGGCTCTATACATAGCTCCTGTATCAAAATATTTAAATCCCAGTTTTTTTGCTAATATTTTAGCCACAGTAGTTTTACCTACACCTGCCGGACCATCTATGGTAATCACTATTTCTGCCATATTTCTTTAAAAAACTCTATAAAAGTCTGATTTTCCTCAGGTTTACCTATACTGATCCTTATATATTCTGGTAAATGGTAATTAGTCAATGGTCTCACAATAATACCTTTTTTAAGTAAACTTTCATAAATTTCCACTGCTTTTTTGCCAATGTAAACTAATAAAAAATTAGCTTCGCTTGGATATACCCTTATTCCTAATTCTGTCAATGCCTTGGTGATAAATTCTCTTCCTTCCCAAACCAATTTTCGTGTGGTCTCTAAAAATTCCTTATCATCTAAGGCATTTATAGCTGCTACTTGGGCCAGGGTATTGACATTAAAAGGGTAACGGACCCTTTCTAAAATATTGGCTAATTCAATATTCATAATTCCATATCCTACTCTTAATCCAGCAAGACCGTATGACTTGGAAAAACTACGCAAGATAATGAGATTAGAAAAATCCTTCAAGTAATTAAGGCTTTCAAAGTGTCTTTTAGGAGAAACAAAGTCTATATAAGCCTCATCTAATATTATTAGAGTTGATCTAGGCACATTTTTCAGGAAGTTTTCTAAGAGGGGGGCTTCAAAAAAACTACCAGTGGGATTATGGGGATTGGTAAGAAAAATAAGCTTGGTCTTTTGAGAAATGCGATCTTTTATAGCTTCCAAATCTATAGATAAATTTTTTAAAGGCACTTTAATCAAATTAGCCTGACTCATTATAGCTACCTTCTCATAAATAGAAAAAGAAGGGAAGGGGACAATTACCTCTTCTCCTGATAATAAAAAGGCCTGTCCAATAAAACTCATGATTTCGTCTGAGCCATTACCTATTACTATTTGCTGCGATTTTACTCCTAAAACACTAGCCAATTTATAACGCAGTTCTGTTATTTGACTATCCGGATAGCGATGGATATCTTGGAGGGCTTCTTTTATGGCTGCTATGGCCTTAGGTGATGGGCCCAATGGATTTTCATTTGAAGCCAGTTTAACAGGCATTGAAATCCCATATTCTGTTTGGACTTCTTTTATAGGCTTTCCTGCTGAGTAAGGTCTAAGTTGAGACAAAAACTTGGGAAGGACTATATTCATCTCTAGGCTACCAACCTTCTGGTTTTTTTCTTGAGCCGACTTATCCGCCTACGCAAAATGTTCACTATCTTTTTATCACCCTTACTTCTAGCCTCTTCTCGTTTGGCCTTTAATTCCCTTATTTTTTTCTTTAATTCACGGATTGACGCTACATCTCGTTTTTTTTCTTCCTTAATACCAAAGTAATCTTTAAGCAAGGCAACCAATTCAGCTTTATTCATTCCATGAACACCTTGAACATTAGGTATCTTTAAAGCAATTTCCCGGAGTTCCTTTATGGTTAATTTTTCTAGGGGTTTACTGGGAAGTGATGGCCCTTTTTTTTCTTCTTCTATTTCTTTTTCTTCCTCTGCCATACTTTCCTCCTTTTATAAATTTATAGCTCACTCTTCAAAAAAAGCCGTATCTCTTTAAAATGTTATTTCAAACCAATCGGCATTCACTGTTGGGGAAATTTTTATAAACTACTTTCATACAAAAGTAAACACTGTCGCCCTTTTATTTATTTTCCTTCTTTTCAGTTAAAGAGCGAAGGAAAGGAGTTATAAGGTCAACAGGAATAGGAAAAACGGTTACCGAATTATTCTCTGAGGCAATTTCTCTTAATGTTTGTAAGTAGCGCAACTGAAGGGCCACCGGATATTTTTCAATAATAGCTGCGGCTTCAGCCAATTTATTAGCGGCCTGGTATTCACCTTCAGCATTGATGATTTTTGAACGCCTTTCTCTTTCTGCTTCTGCCTGTTTGGCCATAGCCCTCTGCATCTCTTGTGGTAAGTCAATGTGTTTTATCTCTACCGTAGTTACCTTTATGCCCCAAGGGTCAGTGTGTTTATCTAGAATATCTTGAAGTTTCATGTTGATCTTTTCTCTTTCAGAAAGCAATTCATCTAATTCTGCCTCACCACATACACTTCTTAAAGTAGTTTGAGCCAATTGAGAAGTAGCATAAAGGTAGTTTTCTACTTCTATTACTGCTTTTACAGGCTCCATTACCCGAAAATAGATCACCGCATTAACCTTTACCGAGACGTTATCTCTAGTAATTACATCTTGGGGTGGCACATCTAAGGCTATTAAACGCAAGCTAATTTTTACCATCCTATCAATTACCGGAATGAGGATAATCAAACCCGGTCCTTTTGCACCAATAATGCGTCCTAGACGAAAGATTACCCCTCTTTCATATTCAGCTAATACCCTGATGGCACTGGCTAGAAATAGAACAATAAGCACTAAGATAGTAATCAAAGTATACATAGTTTCCTCCTATTTATTTTTTTCTTACTATTAATTTTAATCCCTTTACTCCGATAACTTCTGCCTTTTCTCCTGATAAAATAGTTTGATCACTCTCAGCATTCCAGTATTCTCCGTGCACAAAAATCTTCCCCACCTCTCCGGGTCTAATACCTTCTTTGACTTCACCTATCTCTCCTATCAGGGCCTGCTCGCCAATTTTCATCCTTGCCCGTTGTGCTTTCACTACCAGAGTAATTATACCTATAAAAAATCCCGAGATTAAAGCAAGGGTAGGCCACAATACCCCCCAAGAAATTCTTAGATAACCTGGTGCTTGGTGAAAAAGCATAATTGAGCCTAAAGAATAACAAAAAATAGCCGCTACTGTAAGTAAGCCATAACTAGTAATTTTAAGTTCTAGGATAAAAAAGATTATACCTAAAATAATAAGCAAGATGCCTGCATAATCTACAGGTAAGGTCTGGAAGGCAAAAAAGGCCAATATCAAAGAGATAGCCCCGATTACTCCGGGCAA contains these protein-coding regions:
- a CDS encoding 30S ribosomal protein S1 → MAEIVITIDGPAGVGKTTVAKILAKKLGFKYFDTGAMYRALALAAQEKGITAEQTALLQKLAGELPLTFNQKENTFKVFLNDRDISELIRHPQIGMLASTISQIKEVREVFWEKQRKLAKEAQRAIFEGRDMGSIVFPDAPVKFFLTASSEIRAKRRLKQLKGLGKDVSYKEIYSSILQRDKQDSKRVIAPMQPAQDAIIIDTSNLGIENVINLMYKHISNKLEDLGMDNREEKTDENSHSLEKDETQTLTTLYNESVKNLQPGEILEGKIVCIMKDHVMVDVGFKSEGAIPLAEFKDRKGNVSVEEGDNVEVLFEGVNERDGNISLSRKKALQILTWEKIAKLYEKGAPIRGEITARVKGGFTVDIGIPAFLPGSQVDIKPVRDYDSFVGKSYSFKIINYNPQLHNVILSRRQFLEEERERLKKQTLSKLKEGDVVYGRVKSITDYGVFIDLGGIDGLLHITDISWGRIGHPADRFEFGDEVKVKVLKFDREKEKIALGMKQLTPDPWESISQKYPVGAHIKGRVTNLTDYGAFVEIEEGVEGLIHISEMCWSKHLKHPSEILSVGDIVETVVLDIDKKKRRLSLGIKQINPDPWEIVMEKYPVGSIIEGKIKSLTNFGIFVEVVPGLDGLVHISDISWTKRVRHPRELYKKGDKIKVKVLEINKDSGKIALGIKQLMPDPWAEVSEKFPVGSVITGKITHITDFGLFVKVDEDIEGLVHISEVSYEKVKNLEERFKVGEEIRVKVIKINPEERKLGLSIKQLEEEEEKAHWRKYLSGNRKIKLGDLVKTKQNNA
- the hisC gene encoding histidinol-phosphate transaminase, encoding MNIVLPKFLSQLRPYSAGKPIKEVQTEYGISMPVKLASNENPLGPSPKAIAAIKEALQDIHRYPDSQITELRYKLASVLGVKSQQIVIGNGSDEIMSFIGQAFLLSGEEVIVPFPSFSIYEKVAIMSQANLIKVPLKNLSIDLEAIKDRISQKTKLIFLTNPHNPTGSFFEAPLLENFLKNVPRSTLIILDEAYIDFVSPKRHFESLNYLKDFSNLIILRSFSKSYGLAGLRVGYGIMNIELANILERVRYPFNVNTLAQVAAINALDDKEFLETTRKLVWEGREFITKALTELGIRVYPSEANFLLVYIGKKAVEIYESLLKKGIIVRPLTNYHLPEYIRISIGKPEENQTFIEFFKEIWQK
- a CDS encoding slipin family protein: MYTLITILVLIVLFLASAIRVLAEYERGVIFRLGRIIGAKGPGLIILIPVIDRMVKISLRLIALDVPPQDVITRDNVSVKVNAVIYFRVMEPVKAVIEVENYLYATSQLAQTTLRSVCGEAELDELLSEREKINMKLQDILDKHTDPWGIKVTTVEIKHIDLPQEMQRAMAKQAEAERERRSKIINAEGEYQAANKLAEAAAIIEKYPVALQLRYLQTLREIASENNSVTVFPIPVDLITPFLRSLTEKKENK